In a single window of the Streptomyces sp. HUAS ZL42 genome:
- a CDS encoding single-stranded DNA-binding protein, producing the protein MAGETVITVVGNLVDDPELRFTPSGAAVAKFRVASTPRTFDRQTNEWKDGESLFLTCSVWRQAAENVAESLQRGMRVIVQGRLKQRSYEDREGVKRTVYELDVEEVGASLRNATAKVTKTAGRSGQGGYGGGGGQGGGGWGGGPGGGQQGGGAPADDPWATGAPAGGNQGGGGGGWGGNSGGSGGGYSDEPPF; encoded by the coding sequence ATGGCAGGCGAGACCGTCATCACGGTCGTCGGCAATCTTGTCGACGACCCCGAGCTGCGCTTCACCCCCTCCGGTGCGGCAGTCGCGAAGTTCCGCGTCGCGTCCACGCCCCGCACCTTCGACCGTCAGACGAACGAGTGGAAGGACGGCGAGAGCCTGTTCCTGACCTGCTCGGTCTGGCGTCAGGCGGCGGAGAACGTCGCCGAGTCGCTCCAGCGAGGCATGCGCGTCATCGTGCAGGGCCGGCTGAAGCAGCGGTCCTATGAGGACCGTGAGGGCGTCAAGCGCACGGTCTACGAGCTGGACGTCGAGGAAGTCGGCGCCAGCCTGCGCAACGCCACGGCCAAGGTCACCAAGACCGCCGGCCGTAGTGGCCAGGGCGGTTACGGCGGCGGTGGCGGCCAGGGTGGCGGCGGCTGGGGCGGCGGCCCCGGTGGCGGTCAGCAGGGCGGCGGGGCTCCCGCCGACGACCCGTGGGCGACCGGTGCTCCCGCCGGTGGCAACCAGGGCGGCGGTGGCGGCGGCTGGGGTGGAAACTCCGGCGGCAGCGGTGGCGGCTACTCGGACGAGCCCCCCTTCTAG